CCTTTCTACCGTGGATTGCAGACGCGGCGTACCGCCGCAGAGTGGGAGTACGACGATGAGTCGCAAACTGGTTCGGCCCCGCCAGGGGCGCATGCTCGCCGGTGTCTGCGCCGGCCTCGGTCAGCGGTTCGGCATGTCCGCCGGGATGGTCCGGCTGCTGTTCCTGCTGTCGCTGCTGCTGCCCGGCACCCAGGTGATCGTCTACCTGATCCTCTGGATCCTCATGCCGAACGAGGACCGCTACCTCGCCTCCACCGGGCACTGACCCGCACCCCGCATCCCACCCACCGCCGACGCCCCCCGGGCCCGAGGCCCCCGCCGAGGCAGCAACTTCAGGGAAGTTGCTGCCTCACGACCGCCGGAGACACCAACATCCCTGAAGTTGCGCGGATCTTGCGCCGGGGCGCGCGGCGTGAGGCGCGACGCGGCATGAGGCCCTGCGAGCACGGGGACGCGGCGGCGCGGAGAGTCCAGTAACGGAAGCGCCCGCCCTGACGGTCGTCGGGGCGGGCGCTTCGACGTGCGGGGTGCGGCGGTCAGGGAGCGGTGTACGTGACCGTGACCTGCTGGTAGCCGAGGGAGCGCAGCAGCCCCTCCAGCATCTTGCGGGTGTTCTCCTCGGCCCGGGCGGAGAGCCCGCTGTCCCGGGCGGCGGCGGTGATCCGTTCCTCGGCGAGCTGGTAGACCTGCTGCTGCCGGTTGGGGTCGTTGCCGACCAGGTCACCGAGCCGGTTGAGCAGACCGCGCTGCTCGGAGAACACGTAGCTCTTTTCCAGGTCGAGGTTGGTCTCGCCGAGCTGCGGCGCGGGCAGCTTGATCTCGACCGAGGTCCCGTCGGCGGACTCGACGACAGCACCCTCACCGATCTTGCCGAAGTCGACGT
Above is a window of Micromonospora coriariae DNA encoding:
- a CDS encoding PspC domain-containing protein, with translation MSRKLVRPRQGRMLAGVCAGLGQRFGMSAGMVRLLFLLSLLLPGTQVIVYLILWILMPNEDRYLASTGH